ATTGGAGTATAAGGAGTAATTTACTTTTCCTACATAACTTTCTAATCTGTCATTAGTTATATGCAATGAAACTTTGAATCCTTCTTCACATGCTGATAGTAGAACAGGTGAGTAGAAATTTTTGCTAAAATAATGTAATGCTTTCCATCTACCATAATAATCTACGCTTGACCATGAGGCTACAGGCCAGCAGTCATTTAATTGCCAATAAATAGAACCCATGCACCTGCCTCTATTTCTTCTCCAATGTTCTACACCATATTTGATACCTTCAGCTTGAATTATCTGAGAAGCATATAAGAGTGAATCTAAATCTTTTGGATACTTATAATTTTCAGCTATATAATGTAATATTTTAGCATTACATCCATTATTCTTTTGATGTGATTCCATTACATATGAGAAGATGTTTCTGTCTTCTTCTTCGGTAAAAGTCTTAACAGTTTTCATTGAAGGGAAAGACTGTAAGCCAAATTCAGACATAAATCTTGGGTAAGTGTCTCTATAAGCCGTAAAAGGTTTCGTGTAATGCCATACATCCCAATAATGCATATCTCCAACTTTTTCGCTGTTAGCATCTTCTGGTTCTAATCCAGAAGATGGTGAAGAACTCCAATAAAATGTATTGCTATCAGTTTCTTTCGTAATTTCAGGCAACATAATAGCAAATTGCTTAATATAATCTACTCTTAGTTTTGGAGGAACATTATCAAACCAATCTTTACCAGACCAACCCCATTCAATTTCGTTATTTCCGCACCATAATCCTAGACAAGCATGGTGTCTGATTCTTTTAATATTTTGTATTGTTTCTTCTTTGATATTCTCTTCGAATTCTTTATGCATACTATAAGTCATACATGCATACATAAGGTCATGCCATACAATAATTCCTAATTCATCACATAAATCAAAAAAGTAATCATTGGGATAAATTCCTCCGCCCCATACTCTTATACAGTTATGATTTGCTCTAACACAATCTTTAAGTAATTTTTTAGTGCGTTCTTTGTTACATCTACCTAGGATATTGTCTTCAGGAATATAATTAGCACCCATTGCAAATATAGATACTCCATTAACTGTGATAGCAAATTCTTTACCGTATTCATCAGGTTTTTCACTAACAGTAATTGTTCTAAGTCCAATTCTTAGTCTTTTTGAATCTAGTATTTGTTTATTATTTTCTAAATGAATTTCTACTGAGTATAAAGGTTGCTTTCCATATCCTGTTGGCCACCATATTTTAGGGTCATCAATATTCAAAGTTAATTTTTCATACTCATTGTTTGATAATACTGTATCACTTGCAATAATTTTGTCTTGGTATTTTATATTAACTTTTATTGTAGAAGATGTTTTGATTTGCTTCTTTTTAACATTTATATTTACACTTACTATGTTATCTTTGTGGTCTTGAGTAATAAAGACATCATCAATACAGCCTTTGCTATATGTTTTTATGAATATATCTCGCCAAATACCCATGTCAGGTAATTGAGGACCCCAATCCCATCCAAACATACAATGAGCTTTTCTTAGATATGATATCCCAGGTAAAGAACCATGAGGTGTCCTAGAGATTTCCATTTCTGCGTGTTTTGCTTCGGTATATTTAAGAGGAGAATGAATATATATTCTAATAGTATTACTACCTTTATTAATATATTCTTTTATATCAATTTCATATGTACAATGCATATTAATAGTTTGCTTTACAAGCTTGTCATTAATATATATATCTGCAATTGTATCAATGCCATTACAACATAATAAGATGTTTTCTTCTTTCAGGATTTCATTACTAATATTAAATTCTCTTGTGTATTCATAATCGTTGTAAGATAAATCTCGTATTTTATATTCATTATCTCTGTAAAAAGGATCATCAATTTTACCGTTGTTAAGAAGATCAAGGTATACAGAGCCTGGAACTACTGCATTTAACCAAGTATTTTCATGTGATTCTTTCATTTTCCAGTTACCGTTAAGTGTTATAATTTCCATAATTAAATCTCCCTTACTATTATCCTTTTACTGCTCCAGCAGTCATACCTTGTACTACTTTTTTGTTAAAGATTAAGTATATTAGAATTACAGGTAATACTGCAATTACCAATGCTGCCATTAATTGCGTATAATTAGTTGAAAATGCTCCGCTAAAGTTAGCAAGTCCTACTGGAATGGTTTTGAATTTATCATCTCTTATTAATGTTAGTGCAAAAGGAAACTCATTCCAAGAAGATAGAAAACTAAGTATAACAACTGTCGACATAACAGGTTTACATAGTGGTAATATAATTCTAAACATAATACCGAATATATTGAGTCCATCTAATGATGCAGCTTCATCCATTTCTCCTGGAACTGATACAATAAAACTTTCGAATAGAAATATAGAAATCGGAAGTCCAAATGCTACATAAGGTAAAATAAGAGTTAATCTATTGTTTAACATTCCTAAGTTCTTAAATTGTATAAAAATTGGAATAAGCAAACTATGAACTGGGATTAGCATACCAGCTAAAAATAATGTATAAACAAAACCTCTTCCTCTGAATTTGAATCTTGATAGACAATATCCAGTCATAAAACCTATTATTACTACTAGAGTTACTGTTATCATACTATTAAAAACACTGTTTAAAAAGAATTTATCTAGATGACTAGTTTTTATTGCTTCTATGTAATTTGTAAAGTTTAAATTAGAAGGTAATGATACTATATTCAAATTAAATTCTTTTTGTGTTTTCAATGAAGAATAGAAAATCCAAAGTACAGGAAAAACACATGATATTGTATATATAATGACTACTAGATTGGCTAGTGCTGCTAATATTTTTTTCGATGGTTTAGTCATTTGATTTTCCTCCTAACAATTTTCTACTAATCATAACAAGCGTTAAACTTATTACTAGAATACCTACAGATATTGAACTACCATATCCAAGTTTAAATTGGTCGAATGATGTTGAATAAGCATATTGTGCCATAACTGTTGAACTTTTTCCTGGTCCTCCACCAGTCATAACATAGATATGATCAAATACTTTCATATTACCGGAA
This DNA window, taken from Vallitalea longa, encodes the following:
- a CDS encoding beta-mannosidase, whose product is MEIITLNGNWKMKESHENTWLNAVVPGSVYLDLLNNGKIDDPFYRDNEYKIRDLSYNDYEYTREFNISNEILKEENILLCCNGIDTIADIYINDKLVKQTINMHCTYEIDIKEYINKGSNTIRIYIHSPLKYTEAKHAEMEISRTPHGSLPGISYLRKAHCMFGWDWGPQLPDMGIWRDIFIKTYSKGCIDDVFITQDHKDNIVSVNINVKKKQIKTSSTIKVNIKYQDKIIASDTVLSNNEYEKLTLNIDDPKIWWPTGYGKQPLYSVEIHLENNKQILDSKRLRIGLRTITVSEKPDEYGKEFAITVNGVSIFAMGANYIPEDNILGRCNKERTKKLLKDCVRANHNCIRVWGGGIYPNDYFFDLCDELGIIVWHDLMYACMTYSMHKEFEENIKEETIQNIKRIRHHACLGLWCGNNEIEWGWSGKDWFDNVPPKLRVDYIKQFAIMLPEITKETDSNTFYWSSSPSSGLEPEDANSEKVGDMHYWDVWHYTKPFTAYRDTYPRFMSEFGLQSFPSMKTVKTFTEEEDRNIFSYVMESHQKNNGCNAKILHYIAENYKYPKDLDSLLYASQIIQAEGIKYGVEHWRRNRGRCMGSIYWQLNDCWPVASWSSVDYYGRWKALHYFSKNFYSPVLLSACEEGFKVSLHITNDRLESYVGKVNYSLYSNDKIVVSDSFNVNVDSLSAQKICEMDFEKYIDTKDKERNTYLYYELVTDGKVEKYGTILFTKYKHFNMKDPQIKVDITETNEEYNLTFTTNAFAKYVEVDFINTDVVLSDNYFDLIPNREKIITISKEDIDININTMKKELVIRSLYNTYM
- a CDS encoding carbohydrate ABC transporter permease — translated: MTKPSKKILAALANLVVIIYTISCVFPVLWIFYSSLKTQKEFNLNIVSLPSNLNFTNYIEAIKTSHLDKFFLNSVFNSMITVTLVVIIGFMTGYCLSRFKFRGRGFVYTLFLAGMLIPVHSLLIPIFIQFKNLGMLNNRLTLILPYVAFGLPISIFLFESFIVSVPGEMDEAASLDGLNIFGIMFRIILPLCKPVMSTVVILSFLSSWNEFPFALTLIRDDKFKTIPVGLANFSGAFSTNYTQLMAALVIAVLPVILIYLIFNKKVVQGMTAGAVKG